A genome region from Triticum aestivum cultivar Chinese Spring chromosome 2B, IWGSC CS RefSeq v2.1, whole genome shotgun sequence includes the following:
- the LOC123045281 gene encoding eEF1A lysine and N-terminal methyltransferase, with product MATTPALHDALLDFTSRENWDKFFALRGDGDSFEWYAEWPQIKAPLLSMLLGEEGTEILVPGCGSSSLSEQLYDLGFRRITNVDFSRVIVADMLRRHARVRPQMRWRVMDMTNMQFPDGSFDFILDKGGLDALMEPEVGTKLGMKYLDEAERVLKSGGKFACFTLAESHVLDLLLSEFRFGWDMTIQAIASEPSSKSAFQTFMVVMVKGKMGVVRTIKSLVDQSAEYCNMQQANAVIHALQNENKIRESHNSGVDILFSLRDLQLGAIGDLKVIVPGRRRQLILGEQGSSLYCYKAVLMDAKNQNETFVYHCGVFIVPKARAQEWLFASEEGQWLVVESAKAARLIMVFLDSRHASADIDVVKKDLSPLVMDLEPEYPEETDPMPFMMASDGVKQRDILQEVTSEITGPMVVEDVLYENVDGDQSCMSEKMFRRLIFKRSSGLVQSEALLIRESPSDETDSKTENSSASSKKKSQKKGLTGSKDSLRVDHSYLGSSYHSSIICGLSLVASALSAAASSGERVSTTIVGLGAGSLPMFLRGCLPHLNIEVVELDPMMEEVAAKYFGFSMDEQLKVHLGDGIKFIEENAHSEPNGKDSDAVRILIVDVDSSDLSSGLSCPPANFVEDAFLMSAKRFLSAGGLLIINLVARSSAVKEMVISRLKAVFENLYSLQLEEDVNEVLFASPSKRYLEIDHLDEAATKLKAMLKFPVDVESDMKNLQRLQ from the exons ATGGCTACCACGCCGGCGCTCCACGACGCGCTGCTCGACTTTACTTCGCGGGAGAACTGGGACAAGTTCTTTGCCCTCCGCGGCGATGGCGACAGCTTCGAGTGGTACGCGGAGTGGCCGCAAATCAAGGCCCCGCTCCTGTCGATGCTCCTTGGGGAAGAGGGGACGGAGATCCTTGTCCCGGGGTGCGGGAGCTCGTCGCTCTCGGAGCAGCTGTACGACCTGGGGTTCCGCCGCATCACCAACGTCGACTTCTCCCGTGTCATCGTGGCCGACATGCTCCGCCGGCACGCCCGTGTGCGCCCTCAGATGCGTTGGCGCGTCATGGACATGACCAATATGCAG TTTCCAGATGGTTCGTTTGATTTCATACTTGATAAGGGAGGATTGGATGCTCTTATGGAGCCGGAGGTTGGCACAAAACTGGGGATGAAATATCTAGACGAG GCCGAGAGGGTTTTGAAGTCAGGCGGGaaatttgcatgctttactctaGCAGAATCCCATGTTTTAG ACCTACTTTTGTCTGAGTTCAGGTTTGGATGGGATATGACTATTCAAGCTATAGCTAGTGAACCCTCTAGCAAGTCTGCCTTCCAGACCTTCATGGTGGTCATGGTAAAAGGGAAGATGGGTGTTGTACGCACAATAAAATCACTAGTGGACCAGTCTGCTGAATACTGTAACATGCAACAG GCAAATGCAGTAATTCATGCTCTGCAAAACGAGAACAAAATCCGGGAGTCACACAATTCTGGTGTTGATATACTTTTCTCGTTGCGAGATCTTCAGCTGGGCGCTATTGGAGATCTAAAGGTTATTGTCCCAGGACGAAGGAGGCAGTTAATTCTCGGTGAACAAGGAAGCTCACTGTATTGCTACAAAGCTGTTTTAATGGATGCCAAGAATCAAAACGAGACATTTGTATACCACTGTGGAGTTTTTATTGTGCCTAAG GCACGAGCTCAGGAATGGTTATTTGCTTCAGAGGAAGGGCAGTGGCTTGTTGTTGAAAGTGCAAAGGCTGCTCGTCTAATCATG GTATTCCTCGATAGCAGACATGCAAGTGCTGACATTGATGTTGTTAAG AAGGATTTATCTCCTCTTGTTATGGATCTAGAACCTGAATATCCTGAAGAGACAGACCCTATGCC ATTCATGATGGCTAGTGATGGCGTGAAACAAAGAGATATTCTGCAGGAG GTAACATCAGAAATAACAGGTCCTATGGTTGTGGAAGATGTtctttatgaaaatgttgatggagatcaAAGCTGCATGTCTGAAAAAATGTTCCGACGACTTATTTTTAAAAGAAGTTCTGGCTTAGTGCAATCTGAAGCATTGTTAATCAGAGAATCACCAAGTGACGAGACGGACAGTAAGACCGAGAACTCATCTGCATCATCAAAAAAGAAGAGCCAGAAAAAGGGACTCACTG GATCCAAGGACAGTCTCAGGGTTGACCATAGCTATCTTGGTAGCTCTTATCACAGTAGTATCATATGTGGGCTTTCTTTAGTTGCATCTGCTCTGAGTGCTGCGGCATCATCTGGAGAAAGG GTCAGTACCACTATTGTAGGCCTTGGGGCCGGGAGTTTACCAATGTTTCTTCGTGGATGCCTCCCTCATCTTAATATTGAG GTTGTTGAGTTGGACCCCATGATGGAGGAGGTAGCGGCGAAATATTTTGGCTTTTCAATGGATGAGCAATTGAAG GTGCATTTGGGGGACGGAATCAAATTCATTGAAGAAAATGCCCATTCTGAACCAAATGGCAAAGACAGTGATGCAGTTAGAATTCTTATTGTTGATGTTGATTCATCTGATCTAAG TTCTGGGTTGTCTTGCCCCCCAGCAAACTTTGTCGAAGATGCTTTCCTTATGTCAGCAAAAAGGTTCCTTTCAGCTGGGGGCCTTCTCATCATCAATCTAGTCGCGCGATCATCTGCAGTCAAGGAAATGGTCATTTCACGATTGAAAGCG GTCTTTGAAAACCTATACTCACTGCAACTTGAAGAAGACGTGAACGAAGTTCTGTTTGCGTCCCCAAGCAAAAGATACCTGGAAATCGATCACCTTGATGAGGCTGCAACTAAACTGAAGGCTATGCTGAAATTCCCGGTGGATGTGGAATCAGATATGAAGAATTTGCAGAGGCTGCAGTAG